From one Formosa sediminum genomic stretch:
- the pyrH gene encoding UMP kinase translates to MKFKRILLKLSGEALMGERQYGIDPLRLAEYAKDIKTITDSGVEVAIVIGGGNIFRGVAGASNGMDRVQGDHMGMLATVINGLALQSALEDAGIPTRLQTAIKINEVAEPFIRRKAMRHLEKGRVVIFGGGTGNPYFTTDSAAVLRAIEIEADVILKGTRVDGIYTADPEKDSNAVKFDTISFDDVLKKGLKVMDTTAFTLSQENSLPIVVFDMNTKGNLLKVVSGENIGTEVNV, encoded by the coding sequence ATGAAATTTAAACGCATCCTTTTAAAATTATCAGGCGAGGCTTTAATGGGCGAACGTCAATACGGTATAGACCCTTTACGCTTGGCCGAATATGCTAAAGACATAAAAACCATTACAGACTCTGGTGTAGAAGTCGCCATTGTAATTGGAGGCGGAAATATTTTTAGAGGTGTTGCCGGAGCAAGTAACGGTATGGATCGTGTACAAGGCGACCATATGGGTATGTTAGCTACAGTAATTAATGGGTTAGCCTTACAAAGTGCCTTAGAAGATGCAGGAATTCCTACACGTCTGCAAACCGCTATAAAAATTAACGAAGTTGCAGAACCTTTTATACGACGTAAAGCCATGCGCCATTTAGAAAAAGGTCGCGTAGTTATTTTTGGTGGAGGAACAGGAAATCCGTATTTTACTACAGATTCTGCTGCTGTACTTAGAGCTATAGAAATTGAAGCCGATGTTATTTTAAAAGGGACACGTGTAGATGGTATTTACACTGCAGACCCTGAAAAAGATAGTAATGCCGTTAAATTTGACACCATCTCTTTCGACGACGTTTTAAAGAAAGGGCTTAAAGTTATGGATACTACAGCATTTACTCTTAGTCAAGAAAATAGCCTACCAATTGTTGTTTTTGATATGAACACCAAGGGAAATTTACTAAAAGTGGTTTCTGGAGAAAATATCGGGACAGAAGTAAATGTTTAA
- the frr gene encoding ribosome recycling factor, with the protein MNEDIQFIIDSTKEAMDAAVRHLEKQFVNIRAGKASPAMLGSVMVDYYGSQTPLSQVANVNTPDGRTISVQPWEKNMLHEIEKAIMIANLGFNPMNNGDMIIINVPPLTEERRRDLAKQAKAESEDGKIGVRNARKEANNDIKKLDDVSEDEKKIAEVEVQKLTDIYVKKIDDVLAVKEKEIMTV; encoded by the coding sequence ATGAATGAAGATATTCAATTTATTATAGATTCTACCAAAGAAGCCATGGACGCTGCCGTTAGACATCTTGAAAAACAATTTGTAAATATACGCGCAGGTAAAGCAAGTCCTGCTATGCTTGGTAGTGTAATGGTAGATTACTACGGATCGCAAACCCCTTTAAGTCAGGTAGCCAATGTAAATACACCAGATGGTAGAACCATTTCTGTACAACCATGGGAAAAAAACATGCTTCATGAAATTGAAAAAGCTATTATGATTGCCAACTTAGGATTTAATCCTATGAATAATGGTGATATGATTATAATAAATGTTCCGCCATTAACTGAAGAACGCAGACGTGATTTAGCAAAACAAGCTAAAGCAGAATCTGAAGATGGTAAAATTGGGGTTAGAAACGCTAGAAAAGAGGCTAACAACGATATTAAAAAGTTAGATGATGTCTCTGAAGACGAAAAGAAAATCGCTGAAGTAGAGGTGCAGAAACTTACCGATATATATGTCAAGAAAATTGACGATGTGCTTGCAGTCAAGGAAAAAGAAATTATGACTGTTTAA